A portion of the Kribbella jejuensis genome contains these proteins:
- a CDS encoding ArsR/SmtB family transcription factor, whose translation MAIKEAGALAVAGCLFHGFSDASRLAIVRHLALGEHRVVDLTEHLGLAQSTVSKHLACLRDCGLVESRAEGRASVFRLSHPEATMDLLSAAERLLSLTGDAVALCPIYGLDA comes from the coding sequence ATGGCGATCAAAGAGGCCGGAGCGTTGGCGGTGGCTGGATGTTTGTTTCACGGGTTCAGTGACGCGTCGCGTCTCGCGATCGTGCGGCATCTTGCGTTGGGGGAGCATCGTGTTGTGGACCTGACCGAGCATCTCGGGCTGGCGCAGTCGACAGTGTCTAAGCATCTGGCTTGTCTGCGGGACTGCGGGCTGGTCGAGTCGCGGGCCGAGGGGAGGGCGTCGGTCTTCAGGCTCTCTCATCCCGAGGCGACGATGGATCTCCTGTCCGCGGCTGAACGCCTGCTCTCACTCACAGGTGATGCCGTCGCGCTCTGCCCGATCTACGGCCTCGACGCATGA
- a CDS encoding cation diffusion facilitator family transporter encodes MSHPGMSHGPAGGEPLQLGGVGSAWVVDPGERERLGRRARLLAAASVAYNVIEAVVAVSSGMIAGSVALVGFGLDSVVEVSSGLIILWQFRHPLPESRERKALRMLAFSFFTLAAYVGFESVRALVSGSHPDTSGVGIGIAIASLIVMPFLSWAQRRTGKALGSNAVVADSTQTLLCTYLSAVLLVGLLLNATLGWSWADPIAGLIIAAVAVREGLEAWRGEGCCSPLGGPCKG; translated from the coding sequence ATGAGTCACCCGGGTATGTCCCACGGTCCGGCGGGCGGCGAGCCGCTGCAGCTCGGAGGCGTCGGGTCGGCGTGGGTCGTCGATCCGGGCGAACGAGAGCGGCTCGGCCGCCGGGCTCGGCTCTTGGCGGCCGCTTCCGTCGCCTACAACGTGATCGAAGCCGTCGTCGCCGTGTCGTCCGGGATGATCGCGGGCTCGGTTGCGTTGGTCGGATTCGGCCTGGACTCGGTTGTCGAGGTGTCCAGTGGGTTGATCATTCTCTGGCAGTTCCGGCACCCGCTCCCGGAGTCCCGCGAACGCAAAGCCCTGCGCATGCTCGCGTTCTCGTTCTTTACGCTCGCCGCGTACGTCGGATTCGAGTCGGTACGCGCGCTCGTCAGCGGCAGCCACCCGGACACCTCGGGAGTCGGTATCGGCATCGCGATCGCGTCTCTGATCGTGATGCCGTTCCTCTCCTGGGCCCAACGCCGTACCGGCAAAGCGCTCGGCTCCAATGCAGTCGTCGCCGACTCGACCCAGACCCTGCTCTGCACCTATCTGTCCGCCGTGCTCCTCGTCGGCCTGCTCCTCAACGCCACCCTCGGCTGGTCCTGGGCCGACCCGATCGCCGGCCTCATCATCGCCGCCGTCGCCGTCCGCGAAGGCCTCGAAGCCTGGCGCGGCGAAGGCTGCTGCTCACCCCTCGGCGGCCCCTGCAAGGGCTAG
- a CDS encoding amidohydrolase family protein: protein MRDADVPGWWQRLGLEGLVDVHVHFLPDRVMNAVWAYFDQASTHYGTDWPITYRTSVEERLKTLDSLGVRAFPALVYPHKPGMAESLNSWARDFAARTPGCVASGTFFPEPSAASYVREALELGTRIFKVHVQVGDYDPRSGELDEVWGQLADASVPVVVHCGSGPIRGRHTGPGPMGEVLRRHPSLTAVIAHLGMPEYAEHLALTSYPNVHLDTTMALTPFVEAMMPFPRDLVPRLRDAQDRIVLGSDFPNIPYEYAVQLSSLEALGLGDDWLRAVCWDNGARLLDL, encoded by the coding sequence ATGCGTGACGCCGACGTACCCGGGTGGTGGCAGCGGCTCGGGCTGGAGGGTCTGGTCGACGTCCACGTGCATTTCCTGCCGGACCGGGTGATGAATGCCGTCTGGGCGTACTTCGACCAGGCCTCGACGCACTACGGGACAGACTGGCCGATCACGTACCGGACGTCGGTCGAGGAAAGGCTGAAAACGCTTGACTCGTTGGGCGTGCGGGCGTTTCCGGCGCTGGTGTATCCGCACAAGCCGGGGATGGCCGAGTCGTTGAACTCGTGGGCGCGGGACTTCGCCGCCCGCACTCCGGGTTGTGTTGCCAGCGGCACCTTTTTCCCGGAGCCGTCGGCCGCTTCCTATGTGCGTGAAGCCCTTGAACTGGGCACACGGATCTTCAAGGTGCACGTGCAGGTCGGCGACTACGACCCGCGCTCCGGCGAGCTCGACGAGGTCTGGGGCCAGTTGGCCGACGCCTCGGTACCGGTCGTCGTGCACTGTGGCTCCGGCCCGATCCGCGGCCGGCACACCGGGCCGGGCCCGATGGGCGAGGTCCTCCGCCGGCATCCTTCGTTGACCGCGGTGATCGCGCACTTGGGGATGCCGGAGTACGCCGAACATCTCGCGCTCACCTCGTACCCGAACGTCCACCTGGACACCACGATGGCCCTGACCCCGTTCGTCGAGGCGATGATGCCGTTTCCTCGCGACCTGGTCCCACGCTTACGCGACGCCCAGGACCGAATCGTCCTCGGCTCCGACTTCCCGAACATCCCGTACGAGTACGCCGTACAACTCTCCTCCCTGGAAGCCCTCGGCTTAGGCGACGACTGGCTACGAGCAGTCTGCTGGGACAACGGCGCCCGCCTCCTCGACCTCTAG